The Gloeobacter morelensis MG652769 genome contains the following window.
TGCCCGAGGGCCGAACCCAGGAGATGGAGAGCTTGATCGAGATTGCCTACTTGCCCTCGGGCAGTGCAGAACTCGTTGAACTAGCCGAATTGCACAGCTTGCCGCCCGAAATGCAACTGGTCTGCGGAGCCAAAATCCACTGGCGCAGTAGTGCGAAGCTGACTGGCCGCGAGCAGTCCGAGGGGATCACACTATTCGGGGCACTCGGGGACACCCTCTACCGCGATCGGGGTTTTGCCACCCGCAAGCCGGTCATCGCCCTTTACCGGTTCACCGACCTGAACACGTTGCACCTGCGCACCGAGTACAACGGTTCGGTATTCGAAGAAGAACTCAAACTGGTCGGCGAACGCTACCGCACGCGCCAGACAATCATCTCCCGCCTCGGCGAACAGCAGATGATTGGCCAGTATCTAGAAAAGCGCATCTAGTTTAGGTTCCAGGGGGCAAGCGCCTCTCTGCCGCCTGGAATCTTAAACGCGCAGGGCAAGCATCTCCTCGACAGCTTTGACGATATCGTGCGGCTGCGGGATCACCGTCGCCTCCATCCGGCCGTTGTACGGCACCGGCACATCTTTTGAGGCCAGACGCACTACCGGCGCGTCCAGATAATCAAAATAGTGCTCGTCGATACTTGCGACGATCTCCGCACCCACACCCCCGGACTTCATGTCCTCCTCGACAATCACCACCCGGTGCGTCTTTTTGAGCGAACGGCCAATCGTCTCCAGGTCCAACGGCTTCAGCGCTATCAGGTCGATCAGCTCCACATCGATATCGCGCGCGGCCAGCTCCGCCAGCGCCTCGCTGCAGTGGTGGCGCATCCGCCCGTAGGTCAGCACCGTCACATCGCGGCCTTCTTTGACCATTTCGGCTTTGTCCAGAGGCAGCAGGTACTCCGCCTCGGGGATATCCTCCTTGAGGTTGTACAGCAGCACGTGCTCGAAAAACATCACCGGGTTGTCGTCGCGGATCGCCGCTTTGAGCAGGCCCTTGGCGTTGTAGACGGTCGAGGTGTGCACGATCTTGAGGCCGGGGACGTTGTTGAAGTAGCCTTCGAGTCTTTGGGAGTGCTCGGCTCCCAGTTGTTTGCCGACCCCACCGGGACCGCGCACGACCATCGGGATTTTGAACTGGCCGCCGCTGGTGTAGCGCAGCATGCCGCCGTTGTTGGCGATCTGGTTGAAGGCGAG
Protein-coding sequences here:
- a CDS encoding phycobiliprotein lyase, which produces MQTLTQSSESLISRLFQRSAGHWRSERRYYTLPEGRTQEMESLIEIAYLPSGSAELVELAELHSLPPEMQLVCGAKIHWRSSAKLTGREQSEGITLFGALGDTLYRDRGFATRKPVIALYRFTDLNTLHLRTEYNGSVFEEELKLVGERYRTRQTIISRLGEQQMIGQYLEKRI
- a CDS encoding pyruvate dehydrogenase complex E1 component subunit beta, coding for MPVKLFYEALKDAMAEEMRRDPNVYVLGEDVGHYGGSYKATKDLYKEFGELRLLDTPICENAFTGLAVGSAMTGLRPIIEGMNMGFLLLAFNQIANNGGMLRYTSGGQFKIPMVVRGPGGVGKQLGAEHSQRLEGYFNNVPGLKIVHTSTVYNAKGLLKAAIRDDNPVMFFEHVLLYNLKEDIPEAEYLLPLDKAEMVKEGRDVTVLTYGRMRHHCSEALAELAARDIDVELIDLIALKPLDLETIGRSLKKTHRVVIVEEDMKSGGVGAEIVASIDEHYFDYLDAPVVRLASKDVPVPYNGRMEATVIPQPHDIVKAVEEMLALRV